cTGAACTGTTTAGCTGAGGACAGGAGCCTTTCGGTttgaaagtagtttgtaaaacccgaAGTAGGTCACAGTGTCCcctctgacatggattatctggtcaccctaagaGCACAGCTTTTAATGAACAGACACTGAGGGCAAATTAATCTAGAAAGTTTagtgcaggggtctccaactccggtcctggagggctaccgtccagtaggttttttatcctacctggcttctgatgaaccacacctgttcttgggtaaataccaggaacagatatggctcatcagaagccaggtaggatagaaaacctgctggacggtagccctccaggaccggagttggagacccgtGGTTTAGTGTGTGTGGCTTTGGATTTTCGGTTCATAATAATTAGTTGTATTTTCCTTTGTGCAGTTTAGCATGTCACTCCTGTCAATGGGCTGGTAGATGTGCAGTCTTATctccttttttttaaatagctcCCGCCAGTTTGTATGTTttctttgctgtgtgtgtgtgtgtgtgtgtgtgtgtgtgtgtgtgtgtgtgtgtgtgtacgtgtacgTGTACTTTTCCTGTAGTTGTGGGGACAAAGTCATTAGAAAATCGACATGCAAAGTCACTAACTCTGGAATTGACAGATGATGTGAGAATTTCTTTAACTGCTAAAATGATTTTCTTGGTGCCAGTTTGCGAAGAGGCTGCATGCGCTGGCATGGGATAGCAGAGTGTGTCATTCAGCCTCATTGAATTGTAAGTTTGCGATGTAGCCATTCCAGAAATCCTGACCATGTTttagagcagtggttctcaaactcggtcctcgcgacccactgccctgcttgtttcccagctctccctgccctacacactcctggttacctggatcaggtgtgtttagtcaatcagaagctgaaagacagctgggacttgtgtgtggggcaggaatagcaggaaaacaagcagggcagtgggtcccgaggaccgagcttgagaaccactgttttaGAGGATCATCACACCTTACAACAGACATCTCAGTCAATGAGGTTGTTTATACTGCCGTTGGATAAAGATTATTTTCTGTGTAAAAACTAGCTGCTGTCCACCGTGGTGTGGACATTGtaagttgtttttctttctctgtgGCACAACAGCAAAAAGAGTGGATTTTCCCCCGTGACATGAACTATATTTTCAAGCTTTAGCCCCAACCAATAATCAACTACAGACAAACATTTTATCTTAAAGGGCCTCTTCTGCTGTACTGTCATTACCCTCTGGTTCCCTCAGTTGGTATTGTAATGCAGCCTGTGGTTGGTGTATTTCACTCTGGGTTGAGGCTCCGTAATAAGGAGTAAGATTTGTTCTTTCAGACAGGCGCTATCTTGTCCCATTCGTTCATGTTCAGAATGGAGTGAGTAACGAGCGGGTTCTCGTATTAAACAGCAGGGACGAAAAGGCGGTTAAGAATAAACCGCAGTGATGCTGTCGGAGGTCTTGCTTCTTACATGAACCCTGGGGTGCGGAGAGCAGCCCTGTCCACAGTGAGGTGTctgcatgtttgctttacctccTCCGGCTTCTAATCCACCCTGATGGATGGATCTGAACGGCGGGTGCGCTGAGAGAACTGTAACCCTGTTTATGTTTGTCTGGAAATAGATGTGATGACACTGGCTGGTATGTCTCccacgttctctgccacttCTTCAAATTTACAGATGCGGGTACTTAATCGTAAATCGCTCCGCAGGTTTGCAAGTTTTAATGTCACGGCTCACTAAGGACTGTAATGCAGAGTTACCGCCCCCTTTGGTTACGGAGAGCGTCGCTGTAAAACCACCGAGGTAATCATCTATTACTTGCCCGAGGcactcttttatttttttccttctcgGTTACCTGAGGGCTTGTTTATAGTCGTGAGCTAACGCTTACGTTAGCGTAGGCTAATTCTTTGTGGCAGTCCAGTAAGGCAGTGGAAATATGGAGTCCGGGTAGGAGAAACGGCTAAATGCGCTAGCAGAGGGCATATCTGGAGCTTTAAATAATGAAATTCAGCATGTGGATGGCCAGCAGGTGCTTATCAGTTAGACTTCCCTAAATAATGAATGATAAAAGCTCCTCTTCTGCTGCTAGTCATACTGCACAGAGATTACGTGCCCAAAGTAGTCTCCCACACCACCGATACATCATTTCGTACATCATTACATACATCATCTCacgatgttttttttgtttttggctCCTCCCATCTCTTGTTTTCTGTGTGGCTCTTCTGGCTTTTAGCTATTAACTTTGTTCCCCCGCAGTTCCTGGTTTGCAAGCGCAAACTGGAGAGCAAGAAGGAGGGCCTGCTGATCCTGTCCAAGGAGCTGGACTCTTGTCAGCAGGAGCGGGACCAGTACAAGCTGATGGCCAGTCAGCTGAGGGAGCACCACCAGAGCCTCAAAAAGAAGTACAGGGAGCTCATTGTGAGCCCTGGCCTCCGATCGGTCACATATCACGCTGACTCTATCGTCACTGGGAGCATCACTAGAGATTTATGAAAGAGGGGGGCTAAGCCTTTGCTAGGGGTGTCTGATTTTAAAGAAAATGAATGAGAACACACTATTTAAACTAATTAGTGTATATTTACTTGGGGGGCTGAAGTCTCCCTAAAACAGCTCTAGTGAAGCCCCTGGTTGTCATTGTCATtatcattaaatgttaaatgtagctAAGCCTCCTTGAAGGACCTTGTTGTCGTCATTATATCATTATTTTCTAAACTTTATTTTAGCTAATACACTTTTCTGTGAAATGAGCAGTGTTGGACATTTCAGGCCCAGAAGCTATAAATCCagtccaaggttttgtttctacCGACCGGTTGagttactctgtgactgtgactctttaatctcaactggttggtagaaacaaaaccttggtctggatttgtagcttctgggcCTGAAAAGCCCAACACTAGCAATAAGACAATCCTTTGCTGCTTAATGATCCTGTATGAAGCAGGTGGGTAGAGCTTGTGGCTTGTTCTGTGAGTATTGCAGGAGGTGAGATGACCATGTATCCCAACATGCTTTGCAGGACGGTGATCCCACTTTGCCACCCGAAAAACGAAAGCAGGTACTCAAGGAGCCCGCAAACACGACCAGTTTTTCCAGGCAGAGACCccttcttgtgtatttaagtacaCGGGTGCACGGCTCACGGTCGCATCCCCACACAGCAATGTGTGCCACGAAGGTGGCTTAGCCCCTAAAGGGGCACGTGAAAAGCACCACGAGCCGTGTTTACTTAGCCACCGGCTCGCACTGATATAGCAGAGGCCGCTGGGAATTTCGCAGCCAAAGACATGAGTCATCAGGCCGTAAACTGTGCAGAAAAATCGACCGCGTGATCGCGTGAAGCGTGGCTACGGCCGGATATTTATTAAAGGAAGCTGCATCTACGTGTGCGTGACAGCAGTCGTACATCAAAATTACGGCGATTCTGGGGCTAACGCGTGATTAACGCCGGCTGCGTGGCTCTGCGCCTTCAGTCAACATCTCAGTCGGGCGTAATTAAGAGCTcagcgggggggggtgggccgCTGTTGCCTGCAGTCCTTTGCACGTACATAGGGGCGCTGCTGGTTTGTTGGGGTTAAAGAAAACACCAGGGGCTGTTCCGGGCTGGATGAAGACCAGTATTATTATATCCATTTAGttaaggtccccccccccctgcccccccccctgcaggtgAACCTAGCTCAGCTGCTGAGAGACTCCCGGGAATGCAACAACCAGCTGTctcaggaggtggaggagctgaacCAGCGGCTATTGGAAGCCCGGGGAGATAACAAAGTGCGGCATCCATCTCTGACTCCGAACACAAACACTCACAAATATGCAAGCGCACTCACTTTCATATCTGTGTAAATGTATGTGTacagacactgtcacatacatatatagcataagtaaatgtaaatgaagcACTCGGCGTGCTACATGCACAAGCaatctttaaaaaaatttacaaaatactAATTTAAGAAGCATGAGGTGTCGCAGCAGTTAGCATAgatgcctcacacttctgggaccggGGGTTTGGTTCTGGCCTGGCTttctatgtggagtttgcatgttctcccctgtgTCCACCAGATAGTCCATTTCCTGTCCCACAGTCTAAAAGcatgctaaggtgaattggagttccctgagatgggttggcaccccatcctgggttgttccctgccttgtgcctatagCTTCTTGAATAGGTTTTGGGCCCccgtgaccctgcataggacaaatgGGTTAGGAAAATGGGTGAGAAAAGTAGAAATTCAGTGGAGGGTCTCGAAGGAAAGATATGCTTATAATCCATACCTACATACAAATTCAAAATGTCTTGGCATGTGGTTGCCTACGTGGATTTGCTTCTTTAAAGAGCAGAGATGTCCCCTGCTTTATAAATGTTTAACTTTTATAAAAGACCTATAATAGCAGCTGTTTTTGCCTGACTGAAAAAAACctaaatttttttttgcttttacaaAAAAAGCTGAGAAGTAAAAGTCACATGAAAAGCGTTTAGTGTTTATCAGTGAGCCAATTTCATAGTCATGTGTTGCATAACAACGTTTCGGTCAATGGCATATACTGCATATACTTCATACCTTGTACTGTAACATTGCCtccgataggctccaggcttctCCCATTACCAAaacatggatgcatggatggatggatggataatacagATTACGTGACCTTTGCAGCAAATGTTAGATAGAAGCCTTTCTTTATGCTGACGTTCAGCGTTAATCACAGCTCCTGAGGATGACCATTGCTAGGCAGCGGCTGGGGGATGAGGAGGTGGGGGCACGATATTTCCCCCCACACGAGCGAGAGGACCTCGTCCGGCAGCTGGAGGAGGCCGGGCTACAGGTCAGGGCTGCCTCTTGGAATGCCGCTTATACTCAGTACACATTTTTATACAAGAAAGACGTTGTTCAGTTTTTCTCTCAAGACAAAATGTACATCCTTATAGTATGTAAAATGAAcgctagagcagtgtttcccaatccagtccttggggagccacagaggatccacgtttttgctaccagaagctgggagggagcaaaaatgtgggctgtctggctgagagctcggagggagcgaaaatgtggaccgactgtgggtccctaaggaccggattgggaaacactgctttagaagTATTGATCAGTCACAGTTAAAATCAGTTGTATATGTTTTTGAAGTATTTATGTGTGGGAGGAAAAATCAGTCTAAGGCCTGATGCTGAAAGCATTCCTCTGGCGTGGCAGGGGTGTCTGACACTGCTGTGACTGTGTTTACGAGTCCCCGCAGCCTCGTAACTGCATCTTTTATCTGCAAATTCTCCCAGGTGTATTTGAAAACAATGGTTTGAACTGCATATTAATGAGTTTTGAGCCCCTGGTGCTGGACATTGATGAATCACCTTGACTATATGTGTCACATGATTGCAGCTTGTGAGCGGCTGAGAGTTTGGACTTTCCGCTAAAGGGCCGGTCCTCTGAGATGTTGCTTGTGTTGACCGGGGTTGGGTCAGTTACGGGCACATAAAATATACGAATGTTAGGTGTATAAAGTGTGACCTGGGGACCAACACCAGCTGTAATCCCTGCTGGAGGTGGGCGAGGCATTCTGAAAACTCTTATCCCTGGTTGTCCGACTCCTGTTCTCTTCCTCGGCACATAGAACCGGGGGCTGGAGCAGAACCTGCGAGAGGTAACGGATGAGCTGCAGGATGTGCAGGCGGAGCGGGTGGCGCTGCAGGAGAAAGCCGAGCGGCTGAATCGTGAGCTGGCCCGTGTGCTGGGGGGACACGAGGACCGCCTCGTTGACCTGGATGCCCTCTGCATGGAGAACAGGTGGAGAACCGCGTGCAGTGTGCATTGTGGGGAAACGCATGGAGAGCAGTTGGAGAACCGCGTGCAGTGTGCATTGTGGGGAAACGCATGGAGAGCAGGTGGAGAACCGCGTGGTGCGTGCACTGTGGGGAAACGTGTGTGGAACAGCTGGAGAACTGAGTGGCATGTGCACTGTGGAAAATGTCTAGAGAACAGAAGGAGAACCGTGTGGCATGTGTACTGTGGTGAACGCATGGAAGGCAGGTGGAGaaccgcgtggcatgagcatcATGGACGATGTTCCCCCATCATGACCGCGGTGATCCACCGGCATACCATGCTAACTCTATCCTGAGCTTCACGATAAATATCAGGAAATTAGATCATCAGAGGCAAATATGGCCGTACAATTTGATACGTCAGCCATTCAGAGTGTCTCTATTCTTTAAGAATTCCTTGCTCATTGTTGAGGAGTAAAACCTATTTTGGCAAACTAGTAATCCGGGGCATAGAAGGGGCATACGCATTttagcagattcagggggcccagcatttAACAGGGGCTCTTAGATGCCTATAGCTCAACAAGTGGAGTACCGCGCTAACAATGTAATGATATAAGCATCAGATAACTGTTAAATTCTGTAATGTGGGGGGCCTGACAgtggcatggtgctgcagtggttagcactgttgcctcacacctctgggacccgggttcgagtctccacctgggtcacatgtgtgtggagtttgcatgttctccccatgttgtcgtggggtctcctccgggtactccggtttccccccacagtccaaagacatgctgaggctaattgaacttgctaaattgctcataggtgtgcatgtgtgagtggatgatgtgtgagtgtgccctgcgatgggctggccccccatcctgggttgttccctgcctcgtgcccattgcttccgggataggctccggaccccctgcgacccagtaggataagcggtttggaaaatggatggatggatggatggggggggccTGACAATTTCTAGCTGCGCCTCCTCCGGTAATATAAATACAGGCTGAGCTTTGTTAACCACACTCCCTTACTGCCATGGCAAGACAGTTTATACTTCAGGCTTCGTGGCGACTCGTCCAGGGAGGGGGTGTGTGAGGAATGCTGAACGCATGAACGCAAGCCCTGCATCTTTTTGCAGATATTTACAAGAACGATACAAGCAGGTCCAGGAAGAAGTCCGCCTGCTCCGGGCTAATATGATTAAGTACAAGGTAAGCTGATGGCTTCTGTGAGGATGTGAATGGAGTGGAAAGGGTTTTCCATATTGGTTGTGGCGTTTTAAAAACACTGGCAGTACAGGAAAGATGTGATCCcagagcctgtgtgtgtgtgtgcgcgagtATTTCCTCTAAGCTGCCATCGGCATTTTCTTAATCTCTGCGGAGCGTGAAATGCTGATTATTGAGCTGTGTCTCAGTCTGCTAGTTAAGCACTGACCTCCATGCTGGGATGTTTAGTTTTCGAATCCAGGGTTTCTGTGCTCAACGTTTTTgagctgtttgtgtgtgtgtttagctTGTGGGGATATTTTTCAGGTTCCAACAACATAAACCTCAgtaccaaaagtcttgtattttgtttggttacttatggtgaaggttagggctgggtagggttatggtcgtcattgttgggattagggttatgcccatagaaatgaatggagagtccccacaaagatatgagtacagaaatgtgtgtgtgtgtgtgtgtgtgtgtgtgtgtgtatggggggggtttCCACACCTTGTTTACATGTTCCATCACCATTTAGCAGGAGAATCTGGAACAGAGGAGAACCACCAGAACAGACATGAAGTTTGACAGCAGGGCCCATCCAGGGATCTTCTCTGCCAGGGAAGGTGAGCCCCCAAGAGCTCACTATGGCTGCCCGGCACTGAAGCCAAGGAACAGACTGCCACTGGCATGCTCACCTCCTCGAGGGCAGGGCCCAGCGGTGGGGAGCAGCTAACCGTATCTAGGGTTCCAGGTGTAAATAAACGCCCACAGCTCTCTGGAGTGAGCTCCCTTTGTCCCTGGCTGCGTTCGGGGCAGCCTGCAACTGCATGAGGGCCTGAGGTTTGGGGGCCTCTTCACCTCCCCCACAGCGGATGGTCGTTACTCACCTTGGCCCATATGGCTCAGATATGGACGCTATTGCAGATTTTTGCCTTTGCAGGTGTCAGTTTTAAGCCAGAAAcctatgggttttttttttttaattttataaatAGCTTGTATCTTTTAGTTCTCGTATTTAAGATTTAAGCTGAATGTTTAACGCAGCTGAGATTCTAGTGGCAAGCCTCAGCCTGTCCTAACACAGCAATCGGGGATCGCAGCGGTGTTATTGTGGAGGATTATGGGTAAAATGGCAGCCTGCATGCTTACTGATTAGTCACCTCACCCAATCTCTCCTCAGTGCAGGACCTCCTGTACGGGAGCAGTGGCTACAGtctcccctccaccccccagtcCACAGCAGACCTCTGGTCTTTGACCACAACTCTGTTAGAGACTGTTCAGGAGCAGAACTTGGTCATCCAACATCAACGCAAGACGAATAAGTGGGTGCCTTCTTGTATTTGTATGaccttttttttgtattttctacTTTTCTTCTAATGGTCATGATTTACTCTTCAAAGATAAGTGTAATAAGCAAATGACAGGCTCCTCTTCCTGCTTACCCTATGCACTTTGTTTTGGCCAGTATTGCAGTACTAATAAGGATTTCTGAATGCATTCTCTTGCCCTCGCACAGAATTCTGGGGAACCGTGTGGCAGAGCTTGAGAAGAAGCTGAAGACCTTGGAGCTGTCGGGCCTGTGGAGCCTTCCAGGTGGGTGCTGGGTGCGGCTCTCCCACCTCATTATGGTGACAAAGCGAGGTCGCCCCCTGTTGGCCCGGAACAGAATGTCAGGCTGTCGTGTTTTTGCTTACGGCTCCCTTGTTTGTAGCGTGACCCTCGGTTACATGGGGAGGGCATATCCCGTTTCTCCAGACTGAACCATTACGGGCTGCCATCTGTGCCGTTGGACCGCCCGTGCCGAGGCCTCCTAATTATCAGCTCCTGACACTGGTGGTGTGCTAATTAACCTTAAGTTGCCAAGCCGGTTGTGCTAAAGTCAGCAGTGTAGTGAGCTCTCAAGCACcctaccccctccccctcccgacTTGCCCCCGCTGGCAAATGCAGCACTACCCAGTTACTGTTTACTCTGCCTtggtagtcccccccccccccccccgcctcccccctccCTGGGCTTGCAGGATTTACAAAATGGTGACAAAAGGACTTGCTGCATCAAAGTCATCTTCCCTGTGATACTGGAGTAGGGGATGTACTGGGAGTCATGTCAAGAGAAAGGTGTGCGGTCCTCCTTCAAAAAGGTGGCCGGCCCCCGTGAAGTCCAGCGTCCACGTTCCACGGCCTCCTTCAGCCTCGCTAGTTACTCTGCCCTCTAAGAGCAGAGGCCGCATCCTGAGGGTCGGCCGCAGGGCACCGTCGGCCCCCTTTCCAGCCGTCCTTCATCTGTGGCTGTCCCGTCTACCCTCCTCACTTCAGATTTGACTCTCGGTGTTTTGATGCGTTTACGGTAGACACCGAGTAATTTGCGAAATGAGCCGCTGTATTCCGCAGGATTAAGTCGGAACAGATTGTCACAGAGAAATGTAAATGCTTAAGCTCTCTGGGAACGTtcccaaaatgttcccaaaatATCTCAGAAGGGCTGCTGTAGGAatatttttatacttttttttttttttttttttttttttttttttaaggaacaGAGAAGGCAGAGCGGAGCACATCTCGCAGCCAATCATAAAGGTGGCTGAGAGCTAAAAAAAGGACAGTTCctcccagggacggattacggactgggctagcggggccgctgcccagggtcccttggggtgcagggggcccatagggcccctagcccaaaacaatttgcaacgcttatcaacaatgtattttcgtttgtctattttagagggcctacattctttgatcctctgcctacaagggcccctgaccctaaagggagggcgtttggctgccaagggcccttgaattgtggtggtggtgctggtggtggggggggggccctcgcgaacgttttgcccaggggcctcacaacccataatccatccctgGTTCCTCTACAAGGCTTGATATGACCATTTTAGGCATAAATTGGGAGGTGATATATTTAGAGATTTGTGGCTTTATTAAAGGGTTTATCTTTATAACAGCATTTCATTTGTGTGCGGCTCTGAAGTTTCATCCAGTGTCCTCTTTACCATCCCCACAGACCTAAATTAATAAAGCTCCCTACATGTTATTCCTCAGTATTCCCAGGGAGATGGTAATGATATCTGGTTTGAGTTTCTGAACGTGCATATGGATGTATATCTGAGAATCTCACCAAAATCTGTATCAAGCTGTCTACTGTCATCCTTAAGACCCATGGACAAAATAAAGAAACCCCTTATTTGACTTTTTGTCAGTGGGAAAAAAAGAGGAATTTTACAGCTGTGTTGTTGGTTTCGCTCGAGTGTAAAAGGTGCAATCCTTAGCATATCCAGCAGAGGGAGCTGTGACTCTTTGCTTCCAGCCTGCAGTCGGACAGCCCTGCTTTGTGAGGCTTGCCTGTCATAAGACTGTCATTCCCCTACCATAAAACTGACAAGCATCCATTACGGAAAATGATTGCCCACATTACAAACACATTTAGGGAATGTGCTGTTATTAGGGAATTTGTAGACGAGATGGAATCGTGAGTCTGTTTCGTCAAAGTACAGGAGAGCGGCCATGCTGAAATGGAGAGAGGTGGGTGCTGATGGCCaagttgggggggcgggggcaatcGAGGTGGAGACATTAGAAAAGATGCATTGTTACCAGCCACTGTGTGGCAAGTAGGGGGCCCTATTATTGACAGTTAAACCCCCTCCTAAAGTGTTTGATGCACCGAAAACAGGAGGGGACTGTGCAAGTGTTGCTCCCCTTCACCACAGTGACTGCATACAGCCTAGCAAGTCAGCAATGTAAAAACATGACACacaatcagaaggttgttggttcgagtCCCAGATGTCTTCACCAAGGCATCTGAATTGCTCCAGCAAAGCATCCACTTCACGCGGCGTATGCAGAAGGTGGACTTCCTGAGTGGAAGTGAGACGGGATCTGAGGGCAGGGTGGTACTGCAATGGGATTAGACCTCTTTGCTTGGATTTCCCTCTAGCCTGCTTGCCCCAGTTGGAGCATGGGGGGGTCGATGTCTACGGTGGTGATGGTGTGCACCAGCACTGTCAGGGTAATCTTTCCCACGGTGCACTGTGGTGTGCAGTGAGTCAGCACCCATCTGTTTGCCCTCATACCCCCTCGATCCCCCCCTCAGACGAGCACAGCGCGGACTGTAGCTGATGTTTTGAAACTCAGGTCTGCATGGCGTACGTAATTGCTGCATCTTTTAATTGGCTGCAGGCGATCTGCAGACAGCACAGTTTCCCTTCCTCTCTCCTTTTGAGCAACTCTGGGTCCTTCTCTTAACCCCTTCTACCTGCAGACTGAGATCCTTCCTATGCTACACAGCCATGCAACCCCATAAactctgacctttgaccccttaGCATAAGAGAGTTGCTGTCAAGCTAAATGCTGATCAGAGAGATGTGCATTTAAACCAGGAGTCTCCAACGCCGGTCCTGGacggctaccgtccagtaggttttctatccttcctggcttctgatgaaccacacctgttctcaggtaaatatcaggaacagatgtggctcatcagaagccaggaaggatagaaaacctactggacggtagccctccaggaccggagttggagaccccttaTTTAAATCCATgcttgtgggaggggggggggggtggagttcaGTGTGTTCTTACTTTAGATCAGCTTACAATGTGCAATTTTCAAAATAACTCCAGTtatattttccttaaattacatGGACCAATTAAGAGAGAACATAGTTACTAGAAATAAATCTTTGAAATGCAGAAAATGCAAAACGCATCTGGCGTAAAGTGAGAGCCCTTGGTTTGTGAAAGACAGGATAGTGGGACAGCAGAGGAGATGAAGGGAAGGGATGGAAAACACAGGCAGAAATGACAGGGAGTGAGCGGGAGGAGTGACGGGGGTGGCGGGGTCTGGTGACAGCACCCGCACGTCTGTGATCCTGCATGGATCAGCGCCTGGGGTTTCAGGAAGGTGGTCGGTTCACACGGTCTGGGTGGGTCTGTTCCCTGGCGGTTGGGGAAGCTGTTGTGTGCTGTAGTGTTGAAATGTAAGATGACACACTGTGGGGTGCTTTAAgatggccacccccccccccccctaagttTTTCAGACGCAAACGGACAAGTGGATATGACTTTATATTCACCCCTCTTTGCTCCCCCTTGTTGAGATGTGTGTGCCGCTCATATCCGTGTACATGTCTGCGTTGAGGAGATGTCGCTCATCTTGTGTTGATACCCCTTTTCCCCTGAGGGGGACGCTGTCAAGCTTTGTTTTTGCCTGTCCCGGGGCACAGGAGGAAGGGACACCATTAGCTTGAGTGAGATCGCGGGTCTGCGGCCCCCCCAGCACCCCGAGCCCTCCTGGCCGGCCGAAGCGTCACCGACGGCGACACCGGGAGAGCAGCCACCCGAAGGTGAGTgtgcgtgactgtgtgtgacCGTCCACGGCGTTCATTAACGGTGCCCCCCGGCGCGTTGCGAAAGCACCCGTAATTAGCGGCATGTGCGCACCCCCCCTCGGCCTCGCTTCTCCGCCGCAGAGTTCTCATTGGTGCTGACGGATAAGTATCCGTTCCTCCCAAATGCCATGGCATTTTGAAAATGCTGGCGAATTCTGCCCGTTGACATTCAGAACCTGGGGCACGCTTTCCACGAAGGCCTATAAATATGGCCTCTGCCGTGCAGAAtttgggctttttttttttccccccgagGTGGGGTGGATATTTTCA
The sequence above is a segment of the Brienomyrus brachyistius isolate T26 chromosome 12, BBRACH_0.4, whole genome shotgun sequence genome. Coding sequences within it:
- the LOC125705136 gene encoding coiled-coil domain-containing protein 149-like, which codes for MNPAKRSESDWQGLVSEFLVCKRKLESKKEGLLILSKELDSCQQERDQYKLMASQLREHHQSLKKKYRELIDGDPTLPPEKRKQVNLAQLLRDSRECNNQLSQEVEELNQRLLEARGDNKLLRMTIARQRLGDEEVGARYFPPHEREDLVRQLEEAGLQNRGLEQNLREVTDELQDVQAERVALQEKAERLNRELARVLGGHEDRLVDLDALCMENRYLQERYKQVQEEVRLLRANMIKYKQENLEQRRTTRTDMKFDSRAHPGIFSAREVQDLLYGSSGYSLPSTPQSTADLWSLTTTLLETVQEQNLVIQHQRKTNKILGNRVAELEKKLKTLELSGLWSLPGGRDTISLSEIAGLRPPQHPEPSWPAEASPTATPGEQPPEDDRMESGGASPWEHATAAENSHPKAWPGSRAGPDGSGDVGAPVFPDLSMSSGCGDGDGTAAEESAERPAAGIVRLEEARGTAEPGPDRMRREEEQAAASAKPPLSPGSPAVSPVTGLRLPPSVEDHAPGENLPGVAGIAEGPEPKSSPQALDASTSSHSQDSASGSTVKRSDSFCRESLA